The following coding sequences lie in one Streptomyces sp. NBC_00510 genomic window:
- a CDS encoding DinB family protein, producing the protein MKSADLLADAFGRIQETVHEAVDGMPLDALHARPDEGANSIAWLIWHLTRIQDDHVAGVAGTEQLWTTGGWADRFGLPFAPYDTGYGHRPKDVAALRVESGELLTGYHDAVYEHTLGYLRTLRETDFPRVVDTSWDPPVTLAVRLVSVVSDDLQHAGQAAFLRGCVERGAL; encoded by the coding sequence ATGAAGAGCGCAGATCTGCTCGCCGACGCCTTCGGCAGGATCCAGGAAACCGTGCACGAGGCCGTCGACGGCATGCCCCTGGACGCCCTGCACGCGCGGCCCGACGAGGGGGCGAACTCGATCGCCTGGTTGATCTGGCACCTGACGCGCATTCAGGACGACCACGTGGCCGGCGTCGCGGGCACCGAGCAGCTGTGGACCACCGGCGGCTGGGCCGACCGCTTCGGCCTGCCCTTCGCGCCGTACGACACCGGCTACGGCCACCGCCCCAAGGACGTCGCCGCGCTGCGCGTTGAGTCGGGCGAGCTGCTGACCGGCTATCACGACGCGGTGTACGAGCACACCCTGGGCTACCTGCGGACGCTGCGCGAGACGGACTTCCCGCGCGTCGTCGACACCAGCTGGGATCCGCCGGTGACGCTCGCGGTACGGCTGGTCAGCGTGGTGTCGGACGACCTGCAGCACGCCGGGCAGGCCGCGTTCCTGCGCGGCTGCGTGGAACGCGGCGCGCTCTAG
- a CDS encoding LysR substrate-binding domain-containing protein: protein MLDVRRLSLLRAFSVHGTVAATAEALHLTGPAVSQQLAALERETGVPVLEKRGRTLRLTPAGRLLVEHAEVILGDLASAEAALDRLRGGAGGPVRVAAFPSAARTLLPEVWRLLADGDAGGGEGAGASAGAGAGALAPTRLRIAEHEPGAAVELLRRREADIAVVHAYSLLPREVPAGCEQHHLMEDPVLLAVPPALAAEHGLAPGEALDLALLAGQDWLMPGPDTSCHELTRRACGAAGFVPRPVALASDFSVLTALVAAGAGVALVPRLALPAALDGVSLHPPAHPVTRTVSALLAAGTAGQPPLRRVLECLVAAAGRHA, encoded by the coding sequence ATGCTCGACGTCCGCCGGCTGAGCCTGCTGCGGGCCTTCTCGGTGCACGGCACGGTCGCCGCCACCGCCGAGGCGCTGCATCTGACCGGCCCCGCCGTCTCCCAGCAACTCGCCGCGCTGGAGCGGGAGACCGGGGTCCCGGTCCTGGAGAAGCGGGGCCGCACGCTGCGGCTGACCCCGGCCGGGCGGCTGCTGGTGGAGCACGCGGAGGTGATCCTCGGCGATCTCGCCTCCGCCGAGGCAGCGTTGGACAGGCTCCGCGGGGGCGCCGGCGGCCCCGTCCGCGTCGCCGCCTTCCCGTCCGCGGCGCGCACCCTGCTGCCGGAGGTGTGGCGGCTGCTCGCCGACGGCGATGCCGGCGGCGGTGAGGGTGCGGGCGCGAGTGCCGGGGCGGGTGCCGGCGCCCTTGCTCCGACCAGGCTCAGGATCGCCGAGCACGAACCCGGCGCGGCGGTGGAGCTGCTGCGGCGCCGCGAGGCCGACATCGCCGTCGTCCACGCGTACAGCCTGCTGCCGCGCGAGGTGCCCGCCGGCTGCGAGCAGCACCATCTGATGGAGGACCCGGTGCTGCTCGCCGTTCCTCCCGCGCTCGCCGCCGAACACGGCCTGGCCCCGGGCGAGGCCCTCGACCTGGCGCTCCTCGCCGGGCAGGATTGGCTCATGCCCGGGCCGGACACCTCCTGCCACGAACTGACCCGGCGGGCCTGCGGCGCGGCCGGATTCGTGCCCCGGCCGGTCGCACTGGCCAGTGACTTCTCGGTCCTCACCGCCCTCGTGGCGGCCGGTGCGGGTGTGGCGCTCGTCCCGCGGCTGGCACTGCCCGCCGCCCTGGACGGCGTCAGCCTGCACCCGCCCGCGCACCCGGTGACCCGTACGGTCTCGGCGCTGCTGGCCGCCGGCACCGCGGGGCAGCCGCCGTTGCGCCGCGTGCTGGAGTGTCTGGTGGCCGCGGCGGGGCGCCACGCCTAG
- a CDS encoding DMT family transporter, with amino-acid sequence MKPPAPSPRVLALAGTVVLWASAFPAIRVGLEGLGVAGLSILRLAVASAALAVAAPLLGVRRPRRRDLPLIALCGLTGMAAYQLLLNWGEVHVPAGTASLLVGIAPTFSVLLATAFLSEPLTRTVVAGSLVAIGGAAVIALARGGAHFTAGALVVLGAAVVQGVYHAATKPLLRRHTGLEVACYAMWAGTLMLLPLAPGTVRAAAHAPGSALASAVYLGLLPSALGFVIWGYAVARLSLATSTAALYLVPPVALLVAFVWLGETPRPTELTGGAIGIAGVVLINRGRPGASGAGRAGRQRIARTKVTT; translated from the coding sequence GTGAAGCCTCCCGCCCCCTCGCCCCGCGTCCTCGCCCTTGCCGGCACCGTCGTGCTGTGGGCCTCGGCGTTCCCCGCCATCCGCGTCGGCCTGGAGGGGCTGGGGGTCGCCGGCCTGTCCATCCTGCGGCTGGCCGTGGCGTCCGCCGCGCTCGCCGTGGCCGCACCCCTGCTCGGCGTCCGCCGGCCGCGGCGGCGCGACCTCCCGCTCATCGCGTTGTGCGGCCTGACCGGCATGGCCGCGTACCAACTGCTGCTCAACTGGGGCGAGGTCCACGTCCCCGCGGGCACCGCCAGCCTGCTGGTCGGCATCGCCCCCACCTTCAGCGTGCTCCTCGCGACGGCCTTCCTCAGCGAACCGCTGACCCGCACCGTCGTCGCGGGCAGCCTCGTGGCGATCGGCGGGGCCGCCGTCATCGCCCTCGCCCGCGGCGGCGCGCACTTCACCGCGGGTGCGCTCGTCGTCCTCGGCGCCGCCGTCGTCCAGGGCGTCTACCACGCCGCCACCAAACCGCTGCTGCGCCGCCACACCGGGCTGGAGGTCGCGTGCTACGCCATGTGGGCCGGCACCCTGATGCTGCTGCCGCTCGCCCCCGGCACCGTGCGGGCGGCGGCCCACGCGCCCGGCTCCGCCCTCGCCTCGGCGGTCTACCTCGGCCTGCTGCCGTCCGCGCTGGGCTTCGTGATCTGGGGGTACGCGGTCGCCCGGCTCAGCCTCGCGACCTCCACGGCGGCCCTGTACCTCGTACCGCCGGTGGCCCTCCTCGTCGCCTTCGTGTGGCTCGGCGAGACCCCCCGGCCCACCGAACTGACGGGCGGGGCGATCGGCATCGCGGGCGTCGTCCTGATCAACCGCGGGCGGCCCGGGGCGTCCGGGGCCGGCCGGGCCGGGCGTCAGCGGATCGCGAGGACCAAGGTCACGACGTAG
- a CDS encoding class I SAM-dependent methyltransferase produces MTTSPRARAFDRAAGRYAANRPSYPPALLDAVEELAGHRLRGALVADVGAGTGIATALLHDRGARVVAVEPGGGMAAELRRNLPDVALVRGDGDRLPLASGAFDFVTYAQAWHWTDPRGSVPEALRVLRPGGAFALWRNDPDMSVPWIAAEQERLGGFFGKLSHPRSGRLPDGPGFAEHRLPWSRRVPVEVHLANLGTQSAFLVLGEERADAFLAAERERLLRHFADGVVEEHYVVTLVLAIR; encoded by the coding sequence ATGACCACTTCACCTCGCGCCCGCGCCTTCGACCGGGCTGCCGGACGGTACGCCGCGAACCGCCCCTCGTACCCGCCGGCCCTCCTCGACGCCGTGGAGGAGCTGGCGGGCCACCGGCTGCGCGGTGCCCTGGTCGCCGACGTGGGTGCGGGGACGGGCATCGCCACCGCGCTGCTGCACGACCGCGGCGCCCGGGTGGTGGCCGTGGAGCCGGGCGGCGGCATGGCCGCGGAGCTGCGCCGCAACCTGCCGGACGTCGCTCTCGTGCGCGGGGACGGCGACCGGTTGCCACTGGCCTCCGGCGCCTTCGACTTCGTGACGTACGCGCAGGCCTGGCACTGGACCGATCCGCGGGGGTCGGTGCCGGAGGCGCTGCGGGTGCTGCGGCCGGGCGGCGCGTTCGCGCTGTGGCGCAACGACCCCGACATGTCGGTGCCGTGGATCGCCGCCGAGCAGGAGCGGCTGGGCGGCTTCTTCGGAAAACTGTCCCATCCCCGCTCGGGGCGGCTGCCGGACGGGCCGGGTTTCGCCGAGCACCGGCTGCCCTGGTCCCGGCGGGTGCCCGTCGAGGTGCATCTGGCGAACCTCGGTACCCAGTCGGCCTTCCTGGTGCTCGGCGAGGAACGCGCCGACGCCTTCCTCGCCGCCGAACGGGAGCGCCTGCTGCGGCACTTCGCGGACGGCGTGGTCGAGGAGCACTACGTCGTGACCTTGGTCCTCGCGATCCGCTGA
- a CDS encoding S1 family peptidase, with amino-acid sequence MRRTRRQVQRALRLVAVAGVVCGGVMMSQAFGAAPDGTRTGSGSQVLDAPDGAQGGQGGQGAADAAGLARDLAARLGDARTGGSWVDAEGLPVVAVTDQDTAAEVARAGARAEVVRYSMRDLKDAAGELREAPRVPGTAWSVDPVSNEVLVLADSTVSADEWARLQSVADGIGGQVRMERTGADFTTRTAGAAPILTRGSRCSAGFNVTNGTTDFILTAGHCGPPGTAWFADNQGTRPVGTTVSTSFPGGDFSLVQYQNDGSDHSSVVGVGAGRVVRITGAADPFVGQEVFRSGSTSGLHSGQVTGLNATVNYPEGTVSGLIQTSVCAEPGDSGGPLFAQGFALGITSGGSGDCTAGGITFFQPVSSAMAALGVSLPRATDSGDAPAPAAGGDAPGAAPAASAGAPTREAGGGTGGGSGGTGGSGNGQGAQQAAPGAPAAPTAPGGAPVYPGTASDQTSLGAIGSGGGIGPGLLIVAVSCLAFLATRWIRPAAGAGRGYGSGRWD; translated from the coding sequence TTGAGGCGCACACGGCGTCAGGTGCAGCGCGCGCTGCGGCTCGTGGCCGTCGCGGGAGTGGTCTGCGGCGGAGTGATGATGTCGCAGGCATTCGGGGCGGCCCCCGACGGCACGCGGACCGGGAGCGGCAGCCAGGTGCTGGACGCCCCGGACGGCGCGCAGGGCGGGCAGGGCGGGCAGGGCGCGGCGGACGCCGCGGGCCTGGCCAGAGACCTGGCGGCGCGCCTCGGCGACGCCCGGACCGGCGGGAGCTGGGTGGACGCCGAGGGCCTCCCGGTGGTCGCCGTGACGGACCAGGACACCGCGGCCGAGGTCGCCAGGGCGGGCGCCCGGGCAGAGGTCGTCCGCTACAGCATGCGCGACCTGAAGGACGCGGCCGGCGAACTGCGCGAGGCCCCCCGCGTACCCGGAACCGCCTGGTCGGTCGACCCGGTCTCCAACGAGGTCCTGGTGCTGGCCGACAGCACGGTCTCCGCCGACGAGTGGGCGCGCCTGCAGTCCGTCGCGGACGGCATCGGCGGGCAGGTCCGCATGGAGCGCACCGGGGCCGACTTCACGACCAGGACCGCGGGGGCCGCGCCGATCCTGACCCGGGGCAGCCGCTGTTCCGCGGGCTTCAACGTCACCAACGGGACGACCGACTTCATCCTGACGGCCGGTCACTGCGGCCCGCCGGGCACCGCCTGGTTCGCCGACAACCAGGGGACCAGGCCCGTCGGCACCACCGTCTCGACCTCCTTCCCCGGCGGCGACTTCTCGCTCGTGCAGTACCAGAACGACGGCTCGGACCACAGCAGCGTCGTCGGGGTCGGCGCGGGCCGCGTGGTCCGGATCACCGGCGCGGCCGACCCGTTCGTGGGGCAGGAGGTCTTCCGCAGCGGCAGCACCTCGGGGCTGCACTCCGGTCAGGTGACCGGCCTGAACGCGACGGTCAACTACCCCGAGGGGACGGTCAGCGGTCTCATACAGACCTCCGTGTGCGCCGAGCCCGGCGACAGCGGCGGCCCGTTGTTCGCGCAGGGCTTCGCACTCGGGATCACCTCGGGCGGCAGCGGCGACTGCACGGCGGGCGGCATCACCTTCTTCCAGCCGGTGAGCTCGGCAATGGCGGCGCTCGGCGTGAGCCTGCCGCGCGCCACGGACAGCGGTGACGCCCCGGCGCCGGCCGCCGGTGGCGACGCGCCGGGCGCGGCGCCGGCCGCCTCCGCCGGTGCGCCCACCCGTGAGGCGGGCGGGGGCACGGGGGGCGGCTCCGGCGGCACAGGCGGCTCCGGCAACGGTCAGGGCGCGCAGCAGGCGGCCCCGGGGGCCCCCGCCGCCCCGACGGCCCCGGGTGGCGCGCCGGTCTACCCGGGGACCGCGAGCGATCAGACGTCGCTGGGCGCGATCGGCAGCGGGGGCGGCATCGGCCCCGGTCTGCTGATCGTCGCCGTCAGCTGCCTCGCGTTCCTGGCCACGCGGTGGATCCGTCCCGCCGCGGGAGCCGGCCGAGGCTACGGCTCCGGACGCTGGGACTGA
- a CDS encoding SRPBCC family protein, whose product MGGQFEAVVEVDRPVAEVFAFLADGRNDPKFSPRVQEILRTPDAPTAVGTVFTSIVKDAGMKSHREFRITEFDPPNRIRWTEQSKNLVTAEGGYDLQPVSETTTRVRIFNHLEGHGLGKLLVGLALSAARKDASAFGQRIKAAVEAS is encoded by the coding sequence ATGGGCGGTCAATTCGAGGCGGTCGTCGAGGTCGACCGTCCCGTGGCGGAGGTCTTCGCCTTCCTCGCCGACGGGCGCAACGACCCCAAGTTCAGCCCCCGGGTGCAGGAGATCCTGCGTACGCCCGACGCCCCGACGGCGGTCGGCACGGTGTTCACCAGCATCGTGAAGGACGCCGGGATGAAGTCCCACCGGGAGTTCCGGATCACCGAGTTCGACCCGCCCAACCGGATCCGCTGGACCGAGCAGTCGAAGAACCTGGTCACCGCCGAGGGCGGTTACGACCTGCAGCCGGTCTCCGAGACCACCACCCGGGTGCGGATCTTCAACCACCTGGAGGGGCACGGTCTCGGGAAGCTGCTGGTCGGCCTGGCCCTGAGTGCCGCACGCAAGGACGCCTCGGCGTTCGGGCAGCGGATCAAGGCCGCCGTCGAGGCGTCCTGA
- a CDS encoding chemotaxis protein — translation METDALTAGTLRALRATRPYPAVSLTMPTHRREPDNAQDAVRLRNLLAEAERRIEHDPEASRRSRMAIKTQLKAAAAEVDLRYSLDGLVMYATERDHQIWTLPRAVPERVVLSDSFLTRNLVAAKARALPYWVLTVAADRATLWSGSGQSLHPQDAQGFPMEPDPVQWDPERQEQVGDHPSTFRDEETRRFLRSVDGALASLLAADGRPLYLVGLPDAVALLKEVGTAADAAVAVVHKGGLANGPAQTLLQELAPAQKEFAERETERTGRRLVDARSRRTFAAGLDEVWESVCEGRAELVVVEEDFQRTVRLSDGHLTPVDGDGPEAGGFEDGIREDIVDELVEAALDKGAEVRFVAPDSLAEHDRIAAVLRY, via the coding sequence ATGGAAACCGATGCCCTGACGGCCGGCACCCTGCGAGCACTGCGCGCGACCAGGCCGTATCCGGCGGTGTCGCTGACCATGCCGACGCACCGGCGCGAACCGGACAACGCCCAGGACGCCGTACGGCTGCGCAATCTGCTCGCCGAGGCCGAGCGCCGGATCGAGCACGATCCGGAGGCGTCCCGCCGGTCGCGGATGGCCATCAAGACGCAGCTGAAGGCCGCCGCCGCCGAAGTGGACCTGCGCTACTCGCTGGACGGGCTCGTCATGTACGCCACGGAACGGGACCACCAGATCTGGACGCTGCCCCGGGCCGTCCCCGAGCGCGTGGTGCTCAGCGACAGCTTCCTGACCCGCAACCTGGTCGCCGCGAAGGCCAGGGCCCTCCCGTACTGGGTGCTCACGGTGGCGGCCGACCGGGCGACCTTGTGGAGCGGCAGCGGCCAGTCGCTGCACCCCCAGGACGCGCAGGGCTTCCCCATGGAGCCGGACCCCGTGCAGTGGGACCCCGAGCGGCAGGAGCAGGTCGGGGACCACCCGAGCACCTTCCGGGACGAGGAGACGCGGCGCTTCCTGCGGTCCGTCGACGGCGCCCTGGCCTCCCTCCTGGCCGCCGACGGCCGGCCGCTGTACCTGGTGGGCCTGCCGGACGCGGTCGCCCTGCTCAAGGAGGTCGGCACCGCAGCGGACGCCGCGGTGGCCGTCGTGCACAAGGGCGGCCTGGCCAACGGCCCCGCGCAGACGCTGCTTCAGGAACTCGCCCCGGCGCAGAAGGAGTTCGCCGAGCGGGAGACGGAACGGACCGGCCGCAGGCTGGTGGACGCCCGCAGTCGCAGGACCTTCGCGGCCGGGCTGGACGAGGTGTGGGAGTCCGTGTGCGAGGGCCGCGCCGAACTCGTCGTGGTCGAGGAGGACTTCCAGCGCACGGTGCGCCTGAGCGACGGTCACCTCACCCCGGTGGACGGTGACGGCCCGGAGGCGGGCGGCTTCGAGGACGGCATCCGCGAGGACATCGTGGACGAGTTGGTGGAGGCGGCGCTCGACAAGGGTGCCGAGGTCCGCTTCGTGGCGCCGGACAGCCTCGCCGAGCACGACCGGATCGCGGCGGTGCTGCGCTACTGA
- a CDS encoding phage terminase large subunit family protein, protein MLPIDPTADPGRRAWVPCPRCEDHRECSTCAAGRNCPDHWRYLLSNKGPVVHLQCPGCTHMWAWDSGFGAHHRNGA, encoded by the coding sequence CTGCTTCCGATTGATCCCACGGCCGACCCCGGCCGCCGGGCGTGGGTCCCCTGCCCGCGCTGCGAGGACCACCGGGAGTGCTCCACCTGCGCCGCGGGCCGCAACTGCCCCGACCACTGGCGCTACTTGCTGTCGAACAAGGGGCCCGTGGTGCATCTGCAGTGTCCCGGCTGCACCCACATGTGGGCCTGGGACTCCGGTTTCGGCGCGCACCACCGCAACGGGGCCTGA
- a CDS encoding DUF6400 family protein, which produces MNDDDIPDRLHAFELDFTDHETRRRAEVLAALGDDWDPVAVLREEDAAYRLLYSGLDDEQEAVYRTLVAAGVLPPREGSGEDDGAASD; this is translated from the coding sequence ATGAACGACGACGACATCCCGGACCGCCTCCACGCGTTCGAGCTGGACTTCACCGACCACGAGACCCGCCGCCGGGCCGAGGTCCTCGCCGCCCTCGGCGACGACTGGGACCCGGTCGCCGTGCTGCGCGAGGAGGATGCGGCGTACCGGCTGCTCTACTCCGGCCTCGACGACGAGCAGGAGGCGGTGTACCGCACGCTCGTGGCGGCGGGCGTGCTGCCGCCCCGTGAGGGGTCCGGGGAGGACGACGGTGCTGCTTCCGATTGA
- a CDS encoding VanZ family protein: MALAFVAMVAFGAVLARATLVPSYASEGLAHANMHPGASLRQYYERYTVAGAVRQVGGNVLLGMPFGVLLPVLAPKARGALRVVVTTGLVMILVELAQGAVVQGRAFDIDDVIMNTTGALLGYLLFGRRLGRAVHAVRPAAPAQAAAPAAKPAGGTRTSRITKAFGTRGSGTAGKSEKSGKSGKTAKAGKGAKAAQAAPRKSFLSFGTVRRKAARRS; encoded by the coding sequence ATGGCGCTGGCGTTCGTGGCGATGGTCGCGTTCGGGGCGGTGCTGGCCCGCGCGACGCTGGTGCCGTCGTACGCCTCGGAGGGTCTCGCGCACGCGAACATGCACCCCGGCGCCTCGCTGCGCCAGTACTACGAGCGGTACACGGTGGCGGGCGCCGTACGGCAGGTCGGTGGGAACGTGCTGCTGGGCATGCCCTTCGGCGTTCTGCTCCCGGTGCTGGCACCGAAGGCGCGCGGGGCGCTGCGCGTGGTGGTGACGACGGGCCTGGTGATGATCCTCGTGGAGCTGGCGCAGGGCGCGGTGGTGCAGGGCCGCGCTTTCGACATCGATGACGTGATCATGAACACCACCGGTGCCCTGCTGGGCTACCTGCTCTTCGGGCGTCGCCTCGGCCGGGCCGTGCACGCCGTCCGCCCTGCGGCCCCCGCCCAGGCCGCGGCCCCGGCGGCGAAGCCCGCGGGCGGTACGAGGACGTCGAGGATCACGAAGGCGTTCGGGACGCGCGGGAGCGGCACGGCCGGGAAGTCGGAGAAGTCCGGGAAGTCCGGCAAAACGGCGAAGGCCGGCAAGGGCGCCAAGGCCGCGCAGGCGGCGCCCCGCAAGTCGTTCCTGTCCTTCGGGACGGTGCGCCGCAAGGCCGCCCGGCGCTCCTGA
- a CDS encoding serine/threonine-protein phosphatase — translation MDVARRLEQWGRSWRPGHLLVAAMLTLILMVTVVDIMSPPDVHLGPFLVAAPAITASFAGARTTAVVGGVAVVAQVLVAAVRTTPLDLNHSAQIATLALMSVLATFFAHLRVKHEQQVTRLRSVAETAQRVLLRPIPRRIGPLRIASVYLAAEAEAQIGGDLYAAVRTDTGTRVIVGDVRGKGMEAVNEAALTLGAFRAVAHRQAELPALVLWLEQAISSDLTDPAAEAGPAEDEAESFVTAVVADIPDDEPVVHLVTCGHPPPLRLREGRVTPLDMPAPAPPLGLTQFAGGEPSVRTFAFEPGDTLLLYTDGVVEARDVAGAFYPLTGRLAGQPAGDPEALVERLCTDLLAYAGGCLGDDAAVLAISRSPALVAATGRAGGRPPSAPPPPQQAAPPG, via the coding sequence ATGGATGTTGCACGACGCCTGGAACAGTGGGGGCGGTCGTGGCGGCCCGGGCATCTGCTGGTGGCCGCCATGCTCACGCTGATCCTGATGGTCACCGTCGTGGACATCATGTCACCGCCCGACGTCCATCTGGGGCCGTTCCTGGTCGCCGCCCCCGCGATCACCGCTTCGTTCGCGGGGGCCAGGACGACCGCGGTCGTCGGCGGCGTCGCGGTGGTCGCGCAGGTCCTCGTGGCGGCGGTGCGCACGACGCCCCTGGACCTCAACCACTCGGCGCAGATCGCCACCCTGGCCCTGATGTCGGTGCTGGCAACCTTCTTCGCCCATCTGCGCGTGAAGCACGAGCAGCAGGTGACCCGGCTGCGCTCGGTGGCGGAGACCGCGCAGCGGGTGCTGCTGCGGCCCATCCCCCGGCGCATCGGGCCGCTGCGCATCGCCTCGGTCTACCTCGCCGCGGAGGCGGAGGCACAGATCGGAGGGGACCTGTACGCGGCCGTGCGCACGGACACCGGGACCCGGGTGATCGTGGGGGACGTCCGCGGCAAGGGCATGGAGGCGGTGAACGAGGCCGCCCTGACCCTGGGCGCCTTCCGCGCCGTGGCGCACCGCCAGGCGGAATTGCCGGCGCTGGTCCTGTGGCTGGAACAGGCGATCTCCTCCGACCTCACCGACCCCGCTGCGGAGGCCGGGCCGGCCGAGGACGAGGCGGAGTCCTTCGTCACCGCGGTCGTCGCCGACATCCCGGACGACGAGCCGGTGGTCCACCTCGTCACCTGCGGTCATCCCCCGCCGCTGCGGCTCCGCGAAGGCCGGGTGACCCCGCTCGACATGCCGGCGCCCGCGCCGCCGCTGGGGCTGACGCAGTTCGCCGGCGGGGAGCCCTCGGTGCGCACGTTCGCCTTCGAGCCGGGCGACACCCTTCTGCTGTACACCGACGGGGTCGTCGAGGCGCGCGACGTGGCCGGGGCGTTCTACCCGCTGACCGGGCGGCTCGCGGGGCAGCCGGCCGGTGATCCCGAGGCGCTGGTGGAACGGCTGTGCACGGACCTGCTGGCCTACGCGGGCGGCTGCCTCGGCGACGACGCGGCCGTGCTGGCGATCAGCCGGTCGCCGGCCCTGGTGGCGGCGACGGGGCGCGCGGGCGGTCGCCCGCCCTCGGCACCGCCGCCTCCCCAGCAGGCGGCGCCCCCGGGGTGA
- a CDS encoding nuclear transport factor 2 family protein codes for MTTRAEWETLLDRLAVDELISGYAAAVDDGDWTAYVALFAPDGRADYSSAGGIAGPATEVADWLASTMRLFPVRQHLVVNRRIALDPPSAVAHADYVNPMRLGEAGAGPTAPNFVCGGRYTFGLRHTGTGWRIAEVLVREKWRS; via the coding sequence ATGACGACGCGAGCGGAGTGGGAGACCCTGCTGGACCGGCTGGCCGTCGACGAGCTGATCAGTGGCTACGCGGCGGCCGTCGACGACGGCGACTGGACGGCGTACGTCGCGCTCTTCGCCCCGGACGGCCGGGCCGATTACTCGTCCGCGGGCGGCATCGCCGGACCCGCCACCGAGGTCGCCGACTGGCTCGCCTCGACGATGCGCCTGTTCCCCGTGCGCCAGCACCTGGTCGTCAACCGCCGGATCGCCCTCGACCCGCCGTCCGCCGTGGCGCACGCCGACTACGTCAACCCCATGCGGCTCGGCGAAGCGGGGGCGGGCCCGACCGCCCCCAACTTCGTGTGCGGCGGCCGCTACACCTTCGGTCTGCGGCACACCGGGACGGGCTGGCGGATCGCGGAGGTGCTCGTCCGGGAGAAGTGGCGCTCCTGA
- a CDS encoding DUF6510 family protein, whose amino-acid sequence MSAQGTDAYTDGNALAGPLREIFAVDMTAAEGRCVGCGRSGPVATLRVYDHSPGLVARCPGCDTVILRLVRGPSAAWLDLRGSVSMRIPLPE is encoded by the coding sequence ATGAGCGCACAGGGCACGGACGCGTACACCGACGGCAACGCGCTGGCCGGGCCGCTCCGGGAGATCTTCGCGGTGGACATGACGGCTGCCGAGGGCCGCTGCGTGGGCTGCGGGCGGAGCGGGCCGGTGGCCACACTGCGGGTGTACGACCACTCCCCCGGGCTGGTGGCCCGCTGTCCCGGGTGCGACACCGTGATCCTGAGGTTGGTGCGCGGGCCGTCCGCCGCGTGGCTGGACCTGCGGGGCTCGGTGAGCATGCGCATCCCGCTCCCCGAGTGA
- a CDS encoding DinB family protein: MIDEFAKDNLHGRLRRDRKALLWKLDGLSEYDARRPLTATGTNLLGLVKHVATVEARYFGEVFDRPSPEPLPQWQDSNGSDLWATEDETRDQIIGFYRRTWEHSDATINELPLDAPGHVPWWPEPYPNTNLFAIMAHVLAESIRHAGHADILREGLDGRTGLRAELEKQIDEEARAAYRAKIEQAARSAVPIKA, translated from the coding sequence ATGATCGATGAATTCGCGAAAGACAACCTGCACGGGAGACTGCGGCGGGACCGCAAGGCGCTGCTCTGGAAACTCGACGGCTTGTCCGAATACGACGCCCGCCGACCTTTGACAGCGACCGGGACCAACCTCCTCGGCCTGGTCAAACACGTGGCCACCGTCGAGGCCAGGTACTTCGGCGAGGTCTTCGACCGCCCTTCCCCGGAACCGCTGCCCCAGTGGCAGGACTCCAACGGCAGCGATCTGTGGGCGACCGAGGACGAGACCCGCGATCAGATCATCGGGTTCTACCGGCGCACGTGGGAACACTCGGACGCGACGATCAACGAGCTTCCCCTCGACGCCCCCGGCCACGTGCCGTGGTGGCCGGAGCCTTATCCCAACACGAACCTGTTCGCCATCATGGCCCATGTCCTCGCCGAGTCCATCCGGCATGCCGGGCACGCGGATATCCTGCGCGAGGGCCTCGACGGCCGGACCGGGTTGCGCGCCGAACTCGAGAAGCAGATCGACGAGGAAGCCCGTGCAGCCTACCGCGCGAAG